From Lysinibacillus sp. SGAir0095, the proteins below share one genomic window:
- a CDS encoding FMN-binding negative transcriptional regulator: protein MFIPKYFQVKNMDKVIGFMEENSFATVITTQNEKPIATHLPLQLQKIGMEYFLTGHLAYGNPQWRTFESCENVLVIYQGPHAYISSSWYKHENVPTWNYQAVHVYGKATILGAKELKQDLTKLLEKYENHRENPILWNKLSPQLLERQLKGIVGFKIKVEEIQAAYKLSQNRDEEDYQNIIKKLQEEDNINSQQLAEVMKKNNTE, encoded by the coding sequence ATGTTTATACCAAAATATTTTCAGGTGAAAAATATGGATAAAGTGATTGGATTTATGGAGGAGAACTCCTTTGCAACTGTTATCACAACCCAAAACGAAAAGCCAATTGCGACTCATCTACCATTACAGCTTCAAAAAATTGGGATGGAATATTTCCTCACTGGACATTTAGCATATGGGAATCCCCAATGGCGGACATTCGAAAGTTGTGAAAATGTTTTAGTTATATATCAAGGACCACATGCGTATATTTCATCTTCTTGGTATAAGCATGAAAATGTACCTACATGGAATTATCAGGCGGTACATGTATATGGGAAGGCAACCATTTTAGGGGCTAAGGAGTTAAAACAAGATCTAACTAAGCTGTTAGAAAAGTACGAGAACCATCGTGAAAATCCAATATTATGGAATAAATTATCCCCTCAACTATTAGAACGGCAACTAAAAGGTATAGTAGGTTTTAAAATTAAAGTGGAAGAAATTCAAGCTGCTTATAAGCTAAGTCAGAATCGAGACGAAGAGGATTATCAGAATATCATTAAAAAATTACAAGAAGAAGATAATATAAACTCTCAACAATTAGCCGAGGTCATGAAAAAAAACAATACAGAATAA
- the vanR gene encoding vancomycin resistance response regulator transcription factor, VanR-F/VanR-M family translates to MRDISILIADDDDEIADLIAIHLEKEGYHVIKVSDGQEALRVVETQAIDLLILDIMMPKMDGYEVTRRIREQHNLPIIFLSAKTSDFDKVQGLVIGADDYMTKPFIPIEMVARVNAQLRRYMKLNQPKTKQNLNLEFGGLMISPEQRTVTLYGKNIELTPKEFEILYLLASNPNKVYSAEDIFQKVWGDAYYENGNTVMVHIRTLRKKLEEDQRKNKLIKTVWGVGYKFNG, encoded by the coding sequence ATGAGAGATATTTCGATATTAATTGCTGACGATGATGATGAAATTGCTGATCTGATTGCCATTCATTTGGAAAAAGAAGGATACCATGTTATTAAAGTTTCAGATGGGCAAGAGGCTTTAAGAGTTGTCGAGACTCAAGCTATTGACTTGTTGATTTTGGATATTATGATGCCGAAAATGGATGGGTATGAAGTAACGAGACGTATTCGCGAACAACACAATTTGCCCATCATTTTTTTGAGTGCTAAAACGTCGGATTTTGACAAAGTACAGGGACTGGTAATTGGAGCAGACGATTATATGACGAAGCCATTTATTCCGATTGAAATGGTTGCTCGGGTAAATGCACAGTTGCGACGCTATATGAAATTGAATCAACCTAAAACCAAGCAGAACTTAAATTTGGAATTTGGAGGATTAATGATATCTCCTGAACAACGTACTGTTACTCTATATGGCAAGAATATTGAATTGACCCCAAAAGAGTTTGAAATTTTATATTTACTAGCTAGTAATCCAAATAAAGTTTATAGTGCAGAAGATATTTTTCAGAAGGTATGGGGAGATGCATACTATGAAAATGGAAACACCGTTATGGTTCATATACGAACTTTACGGAAAAAACTTGAAGAGGATCAGCGAAAAAACAAATTGATTAAAACTGTATGGGGAGTAGGCTATAAATTCAATGGGTAA
- the vanY gene encoding VanY-A/VanY-F/VanY-M family D-Ala-D-Ala carboxypeptidase, giving the protein MKKWGLFLLLLFCFCFPFINIETVFEPKNEIQNEEQYEDDKVEDSRFSDKVQIEKITEEQIYQGNLLLVNSTYPVHQESIKSDTIKLSTRKELTEGYGLLNSEIYLSEDIARKFSDMITAAGKEGVRNFSITSGFRDFDEQNSLYQEMGSNYALPAGYSEHNLGLSLDVGSTQMEMAEAEEGKWIEKNAWKYGFILRYPKDKTAVTGIQYEPWHIRYVGLPHSAIMKEKNLALEEYLVFLKEEKTISASVKGELYEISYYPVTKNTSIQVPSNLHYEISGNNMDGVIVTVFPETTHINR; this is encoded by the coding sequence ATGAAGAAGTGGGGACTTTTTTTGTTATTATTATTTTGCTTTTGTTTCCCTTTTATAAATATTGAAACGGTTTTTGAACCAAAAAATGAAATACAAAATGAGGAACAATATGAAGATGATAAAGTTGAGGATAGTAGGTTTTCTGACAAAGTCCAAATTGAAAAGATTACAGAAGAACAAATTTACCAGGGAAATCTGCTTTTGGTCAACAGTACATATCCAGTACACCAAGAGAGTATTAAATCTGATACCATCAAGCTATCTACGCGCAAGGAATTGACAGAGGGGTACGGATTGTTAAATAGTGAAATTTACTTGTCAGAGGATATAGCACGAAAATTTTCAGATATGATTACCGCTGCAGGAAAAGAAGGAGTACGTAATTTCTCCATCACTAGTGGTTTCCGAGACTTTGATGAGCAAAATTCACTTTATCAAGAAATGGGTTCCAATTATGCCTTGCCTGCAGGTTATAGCGAACACAATTTGGGCTTATCGCTTGATGTTGGATCTACTCAAATGGAGATGGCTGAAGCCGAAGAAGGAAAGTGGATAGAAAAAAATGCATGGAAATACGGGTTCATCTTACGTTATCCAAAGGATAAAACGGCAGTAACAGGAATTCAATATGAACCGTGGCATATCCGCTATGTTGGTTTACCGCATAGTGCGATAATGAAGGAAAAGAATTTGGCTTTGGAAGAATATTTGGTTTTCCTAAAAGAAGAAAAAACCATTTCTGCTAGTGTAAAAGGGGAATTATATGAGATCTCTTATTACCCTGTAACCAAAAATACCTCCATTCAAGTGCCGTCCAACCTTCATTACGAGATATCAGGTAACAATATGGATGGAGTAATTGTGACAGTGTTTCCCGAAACAACACATATTAATCGTTAG
- a CDS encoding multidrug efflux SMR transporter, with the protein MNIDWIKVIVAAFFEVFWVIGLKHAYDFWTWTGTIIAIFVSFYLMIMAGRKLPVGTVYAIFVGLGTAGTVFSEILFFGEPFKVEKILLILLLLAGVIGLKLVTKDKFQEGDES; encoded by the coding sequence ATGAATATAGACTGGATTAAAGTAATTGTGGCTGCTTTCTTTGAAGTTTTTTGGGTTATTGGTTTAAAACATGCGTATGACTTTTGGACATGGACTGGAACTATCATTGCTATATTCGTTAGCTTTTATTTAATGATAATGGCCGGCCGTAAACTTCCTGTAGGAACTGTATATGCGATTTTTGTTGGGTTAGGTACAGCTGGTACTGTCTTTTCAGAAATCCTATTCTTTGGTGAACCATTTAAAGTAGAAAAAATACTATTAATATTGCTGTTATTAGCAGGAGTAATTGGCTTGAAATTAGTAACAAAAGACAAATTTCAGGAAGGTGATGAATCCTAA
- a CDS encoding VanZ family protein — protein MKKMKFLNRIIILALFTFYMYALFRIILFKFRWRDMTFLWQQLQRNLENPDNLMYQLQRGNLIPFKTMFINIQSLSWHDLSNLLGNIGLFAPFGMFLILLSKNKGMSIIGVLALSFSLSLYLECLQIIFSLGIFDVDDLILNTSGGLLGYGVIKLYDKINNKFTVDTPSIVKNRNIVEKQEF, from the coding sequence ATGAAAAAAATGAAATTTCTAAACAGAATTATTATACTCGCCCTATTTACTTTTTATATGTACGCATTATTTAGGATTATTCTATTTAAGTTCCGTTGGAGAGATATGACTTTTCTCTGGCAACAACTTCAGAGGAATCTTGAGAATCCAGATAATCTCATGTACCAATTGCAAAGAGGTAATTTAATACCGTTTAAAACAATGTTCATTAATATTCAAAGTCTTTCGTGGCATGATTTAAGTAATTTGCTTGGGAATATCGGATTGTTCGCACCGTTTGGAATGTTCCTTATATTGCTGTCAAAAAATAAAGGGATGTCAATCATAGGCGTATTAGCTCTATCTTTTAGTTTAAGTTTATACTTAGAATGCTTACAGATTATTTTTTCTCTTGGAATTTTTGACGTGGATGACCTAATACTAAACACTTCTGGGGGATTGCTTGGCTATGGTGTTATCAAGCTTTATGACAAGATTAATAATAAGTTTACAGTAGATACACCAAGCATTGTCAAAAATAGAAATATTGTTGAAAAACAGGAATTTTAA
- a CDS encoding multidrug efflux SMR transporter has translation MSYLYLLLAIVGELIGSSMIKASEGFTKIYPTISLIIAFVGSFFFLSLAMKTIPLNTAYALWSGIGIIATTIISVLIWKEKINIASVSGIVLILIGVILLNLFGPGHGESISENENANLVTVIDNETE, from the coding sequence ATGTCATATTTATATTTATTACTAGCAATTGTAGGTGAACTCATTGGTTCATCTATGATTAAAGCGTCTGAAGGATTTACAAAAATATACCCCACTATTAGTTTGATTATTGCTTTTGTAGGTTCCTTTTTCTTTTTATCACTAGCAATGAAAACTATTCCATTAAATACAGCCTATGCACTTTGGTCTGGTATAGGGATTATTGCTACCACTATAATTTCGGTTTTAATATGGAAAGAAAAAATAAACATCGCCAGTGTTTCCGGAATTGTCTTAATTCTTATAGGGGTAATATTATTAAATCTTTTTGGACCTGGTCATGGTGAATCAATTAGTGAAAATGAAAACGCAAACCTAGTAACAGTAATTGATAATGAAACTGAATAA
- a CDS encoding MarR family winged helix-turn-helix transcriptional regulator translates to MELKDCINFLLSASQNKVFKFFSKLLEDYGVTPAQYGVLNCLWKEGQLSPKQIGEMVYLEAPTVSGILDKMQKAGLIERSIDPKNRRNVLVMATQKSKEIRNEVEAATIKLNNKVFQNLADSDIEVLKKALEVIIKSDY, encoded by the coding sequence ATGGAATTAAAAGATTGCATTAACTTTTTACTAAGTGCTAGTCAGAATAAAGTTTTTAAATTTTTCAGCAAGCTTTTAGAGGACTATGGAGTAACACCGGCACAATATGGTGTATTGAATTGTTTGTGGAAAGAAGGACAACTATCCCCTAAACAAATTGGAGAAATGGTTTATTTAGAAGCCCCTACTGTCTCAGGGATATTAGATAAAATGCAAAAAGCTGGATTAATAGAGCGTTCGATTGATCCAAAAAATCGTAGAAATGTTTTAGTGATGGCTACTCAAAAATCTAAAGAAATTAGGAATGAAGTTGAAGCTGCAACAATTAAGTTGAATAATAAGGTTTTTCAAAACTTGGCAGATAGCGATATAGAAGTGTTGAAAAAAGCATTAGAAGTAATAATAAAGTCTGATTATTAA
- a CDS encoding four-helix bundle copper-binding protein translates to MAHEQYLSVIESLHECMVACNHCYDACLKEEDMKMMAECIRLDRECAELCAYFEQAISRGTPFLSELAEVCAKICEACGNECKKHNHEHCQKCANACLKCAETCRSLIA, encoded by the coding sequence ATGGCCCATGAACAATATCTGTCTGTAATTGAGTCACTTCATGAATGTATGGTAGCCTGTAATCATTGTTATGATGCTTGTTTGAAAGAAGAAGATATGAAAATGATGGCAGAATGTATTCGTCTTGATAGAGAATGTGCAGAACTTTGTGCTTATTTTGAACAAGCGATAAGCAGAGGAACACCATTTCTTTCAGAGTTGGCGGAAGTATGTGCAAAAATTTGTGAAGCATGTGGTAATGAATGCAAAAAACACAACCACGAACACTGTCAAAAATGTGCCAATGCTTGCTTGAAATGTGCAGAAACATGCCGAAGCCTGATTGCTTAA
- a CDS encoding cell wall metabolism sensor histidine kinase WalK produces the protein MGKKMRGFRSKMITLLVLSMVLSGAITYILYKMLQLYYYTNVDYGDTLAYFRGIIGNIGDFNFFLLLFIPLSIYFFFILTKPYSAYFNEISKGIHSLAQGDFKYRVQISSNDELSDIAQSINLASEKLEEAILRGDFSESSKDQLVVNLAHDLRTPLTSVLGYLDLLLKDESLTKEQANHFLTIAFTKSQRLERLIDELFEITRMNYGMLPVEKRRINLTDLLNQLKEELYPVFEKNHLVARMNSTGHLPIFGDGALIARVFENLLTNAIRYGYEGQYVDINGFIDGEEVIVQVVNYGDSIPSAELPYLFDMFYTGDKARTHQENSTGLGLFIAKNIVEQHNGTINAESSVIQTVFEVRLPKGNE, from the coding sequence ATGGGTAAAAAAATGAGAGGTTTTCGTTCCAAAATGATAACATTGTTGGTTTTAAGCATGGTGTTGTCTGGCGCCATAACATACATACTCTATAAGATGCTCCAATTGTATTATTATACTAATGTTGATTATGGAGATACACTAGCATATTTTCGCGGAATTATAGGAAATATTGGTGATTTTAACTTCTTTTTATTATTATTTATCCCACTTTCAATATACTTTTTCTTTATACTTACAAAACCATATTCTGCCTATTTCAATGAAATTTCAAAAGGAATTCATTCTCTAGCGCAGGGGGATTTTAAGTATCGAGTTCAAATATCTTCAAATGATGAATTGAGTGATATTGCACAAAGCATTAATCTAGCAAGTGAAAAATTGGAAGAAGCGATTCTGCGAGGGGATTTTTCGGAAAGCAGCAAGGATCAATTGGTCGTAAATTTGGCTCATGATTTAAGGACGCCACTTACTTCTGTTTTAGGATATTTGGATTTATTACTTAAGGATGAGAGTTTGACTAAGGAACAAGCAAATCACTTTTTAACGATTGCCTTTACAAAATCTCAACGATTAGAAAGGCTAATTGATGAATTATTCGAGATTACTCGAATGAACTATGGAATGCTGCCAGTTGAAAAAAGGAGAATTAATTTAACAGACCTACTTAATCAACTAAAGGAAGAATTATATCCTGTATTTGAAAAAAATCATTTGGTTGCTCGAATGAATAGTACTGGACATTTACCCATCTTTGGTGATGGAGCTTTGATAGCACGGGTTTTTGAAAATCTTTTAACTAATGCAATCCGTTATGGATATGAAGGTCAATATGTCGATATTAATGGTTTTATAGATGGTGAAGAAGTGATTGTTCAAGTTGTTAATTATGGTGATAGCATTCCTTCTGCTGAACTCCCGTACCTTTTTGATATGTTCTATACCGGAGACAAAGCACGAACTCATCAAGAAAATAGCACAGGTCTGGGTTTATTTATTGCGAAGAATATTGTGGAACAGCATAATGGTACGATTAATGCCGAAAGTAGCGTAATACAGACAGTTTTTGAAGTAAGGTTACCAAAGGGAAATGAATAG
- a CDS encoding multidrug efflux SMR transporter, with product MAWISLILAGLCEMFGVAMINKLHKDRNWQSIVLLVLGFGASFIFLAYSMETLPMGTAYAIWTGIGASGGAILGMIFYGESKDWRRLIFIGMVLGAAVGLKLVS from the coding sequence ATGGCTTGGATTTCTTTAATTCTCGCAGGTCTGTGTGAAATGTTTGGTGTTGCCATGATCAATAAATTACACAAAGACCGCAATTGGCAATCAATAGTTCTTTTAGTTCTTGGATTCGGGGCAAGTTTTATATTTCTTGCTTATTCAATGGAAACACTTCCTATGGGTACAGCTTATGCTATCTGGACTGGGATTGGTGCTTCTGGCGGAGCAATTTTAGGCATGATATTTTATGGTGAATCAAAAGACTGGAGAAGACTTATTTTTATCGGAATGGTATTAGGTGCTGCAGTAGGTTTAAAACTTGTCTCATAA
- a CDS encoding enoyl-CoA hydratase/isomerase family protein yields MLVTQESVVTEAQNGVGWIKLNRPHALNSLNVEMVAAIYKQLKDWKQDSRIALICIYGEGEKGLCAGGDMRTLYDLKENGVEAYAEQFFSTEYPMNYEIHRYPKPVVVYMNGIVMGGGVGLSIGASHRIVTETTKWAMPEMNIGFFPDVGASYFLNQMPGYIGRYLALTANIVKASDVLYTGVADCYLESKNWPKLRQAMMEKIWSLDSAEQEINQLLKQYSLSSSPPSSLLSSEQEKIDQHFQFETIEDIVSSLNTTAEKGDKWAEKTVNTLLSKSPTSLKVTLHQLQEGKDKQLYDCFEMEMNVAMNFMKCHDFYEGVRSVLVDKDRAPKWNPAVLEDVSEEHIASFFHYSWNNEQNPLTTLTGNKKYSC; encoded by the coding sequence ATGTTGGTTACTCAAGAAAGTGTGGTCACAGAAGCTCAAAATGGTGTTGGCTGGATTAAGCTGAATCGGCCTCATGCATTAAATTCATTAAATGTTGAAATGGTAGCCGCTATTTATAAACAGTTAAAAGATTGGAAGCAAGACAGCCGAATTGCGTTAATATGCATTTACGGAGAAGGAGAAAAAGGTTTATGCGCAGGCGGGGATATGCGTACACTATATGATTTAAAAGAAAACGGTGTTGAAGCATATGCCGAACAGTTTTTCTCAACCGAGTATCCGATGAATTATGAGATTCATCGTTATCCAAAGCCTGTTGTTGTCTATATGAACGGTATCGTTATGGGCGGTGGTGTCGGTCTTTCAATTGGTGCCTCTCACAGGATTGTGACGGAAACAACCAAGTGGGCAATGCCTGAAATGAACATCGGGTTTTTCCCTGATGTCGGGGCAAGTTATTTTTTAAATCAAATGCCTGGCTATATTGGACGTTATCTTGCTCTAACAGCGAATATTGTAAAAGCGTCTGATGTGTTGTATACCGGTGTAGCAGATTGCTACTTAGAAAGCAAGAATTGGCCGAAATTAAGGCAAGCAATGATGGAAAAAATATGGTCACTTGATTCGGCGGAGCAAGAAATCAACCAGCTATTAAAGCAATATAGTCTATCTTCTTCACCCCCTTCTTCATTATTGTCATCCGAGCAAGAGAAGATTGATCAACACTTTCAATTTGAAACAATAGAAGACATCGTTTCGTCGCTTAATACGACGGCAGAGAAAGGTGATAAATGGGCAGAGAAAACAGTGAATACACTCCTCTCTAAGTCACCAACTTCACTTAAAGTGACACTTCACCAACTTCAAGAAGGAAAAGATAAGCAACTTTATGATTGCTTTGAAATGGAAATGAACGTAGCGATGAATTTTATGAAATGCCATGATTTCTATGAGGGAGTTCGTTCCGTTCTTGTTGATAAAGACCGTGCTCCGAAATGGAATCCTGCCGTACTTGAAGATGTGTCGGAAGAACATATTGCTTCGTTTTTCCACTATTCATGGAATAATGAACAGAACCCATTGACAACTCTGACTGGAAACAAAAAATACAGTTGTTAA
- a CDS encoding enoyl-CoA hydratase: protein METTIVKKFKNINLKVENRVAYIAINNPPANAMSSQTVSGLSASIDYVASEPEVKVIVITGEGKFFVAGADIKEFVPAFDSEEKGKALSVDAQAVLNKIEQLKKPVIAAINGACLGGGLELAMSCHMRIAADEAKLGQPELNLGLIPGFGGTQRLARLTNKSKALEIILTGQFIGGKEAEYIGLVNKSVPLAELMDEAKQLAEAIALNKSQPSVAATIEAVNKGLETTLDEGLEIEADLWAQLFTTEDMKEGVNAFIEKRKAEFKDK from the coding sequence ATGGAGACTACAATTGTAAAAAAATTCAAAAACATTAATCTGAAAGTGGAAAATCGTGTAGCTTATATTGCCATTAATAATCCACCGGCAAACGCGATGAGTTCGCAAACCGTCAGCGGCTTATCAGCAAGTATTGATTATGTGGCAAGTGAACCGGAAGTAAAAGTAATCGTTATTACAGGAGAAGGGAAATTTTTTGTGGCGGGTGCTGACATTAAGGAATTTGTACCAGCGTTTGATAGTGAAGAGAAAGGAAAAGCACTTTCTGTAGATGCACAAGCTGTCTTAAATAAAATTGAACAACTTAAAAAGCCGGTCATTGCAGCGATTAATGGGGCTTGCTTGGGCGGCGGTTTAGAGCTTGCTATGAGTTGTCACATGCGTATTGCTGCAGATGAAGCCAAGCTTGGACAACCTGAACTGAACTTAGGATTAATTCCGGGATTTGGAGGTACACAGCGTTTGGCACGTCTTACAAATAAGTCGAAGGCTCTCGAAATAATTCTGACTGGTCAATTTATTGGTGGGAAAGAAGCAGAATATATTGGTTTAGTAAACAAATCGGTACCTCTTGCTGAGTTAATGGATGAAGCAAAACAGCTTGCTGAAGCTATTGCTCTTAATAAAAGTCAACCATCTGTTGCAGCAACTATTGAGGCTGTAAATAAAGGCTTGGAAACAACGCTAGATGAAGGTTTGGAAATTGAGGCAGATCTTTGGGCACAGTTGTTTACAACTGAGGATATGAAAGAAGGAGTCAACGCTTTTATTGAAAAGCGGAAGGCTGAATTTAAAGACAAATAA
- a CDS encoding GNAT family N-acetyltransferase, protein MDILIRKELTKEYNTTEKVVKKAFLNEEYSDKKEHLLVSRIRKSDSFIPELSLLAIDQDNEIVGHILLSKITIVNDDKTVDSLALAPVSVIPEHQKKGIGSQLIHAALKKAKEIGYHSVIVLGHKNYYPKFGFKQASLWNIQAPFDVPDEVFMALELTENSLENVQGVVHYSNAFSE, encoded by the coding sequence ATGGATATCTTAATCAGAAAAGAACTTACTAAAGAATATAACACAACTGAAAAGGTTGTTAAAAAGGCCTTTTTAAACGAAGAATATAGCGACAAGAAAGAGCATCTACTTGTAAGTCGGATTAGAAAATCGGATTCATTTATTCCTGAACTTTCATTGCTCGCAATAGATCAAGACAATGAAATTGTTGGTCACATTCTTTTATCTAAAATTACAATTGTAAATGATGATAAAACCGTGGATTCTTTGGCTCTTGCCCCAGTATCTGTTATACCCGAGCATCAGAAAAAAGGAATTGGAAGTCAATTAATTCATGCTGCATTAAAAAAAGCAAAAGAAATTGGTTATCATTCAGTTATTGTTTTAGGTCATAAAAACTATTATCCAAAATTCGGCTTCAAACAAGCTAGTTTATGGAATATACAAGCTCCATTTGATGTACCCGATGAAGTATTTATGGCCCTAGAATTAACTGAGAATTCCCTTGAAAATGTGCAAGGTGTCGTTCATTATTCCAACGCCTTTTCAGAATAA
- a CDS encoding DUF4304 domain-containing protein, translated as MASNEREMMNNALKKVAVPFLREQGFKGTLPHFRRKNETNIDLITFQFDRWGGSFVVELATCSVEGVTTYWGEQILPNKVTAHDVNERFRLGAKSKDEDGIWFSFEKEKSEEEFEKVAFTVVDLLKIKDRSWITNFIIE; from the coding sequence ATGGCATCGAATGAAAGGGAAATGATGAATAATGCTTTAAAAAAAGTTGCAGTACCTTTTCTAAGAGAACAAGGGTTTAAAGGAACATTACCTCACTTTAGAAGAAAAAATGAAACAAATATAGATTTAATTACTTTTCAATTTGACAGATGGGGTGGATCATTTGTAGTTGAGTTAGCAACATGTTCAGTTGAAGGAGTAACAACATATTGGGGAGAGCAAATCTTACCTAATAAAGTTACTGCACATGATGTAAATGAACGATTTAGGTTAGGGGCTAAATCAAAAGATGAAGATGGTATATGGTTTAGTTTTGAGAAGGAAAAATCTGAAGAAGAATTTGAGAAAGTGGCTTTCACTGTTGTAGATTTATTAAAAATTAAAGATCGTTCATGGATTACCAATTTCATAATCGAATGA
- a CDS encoding endolytic transglycosylase MltG, producing MKANLINSFAAGLLISAGVCGTVYFSQSTTKEQTDQVTAKSIAEEEMKTSLSNAGYVILTKTEWDEQLAVTEKETETKGQQTQKEHTDQDNEKVIYRTVINVASGMTSIEVGNALVQGEIIDNAMTFFNEVEKRGLANDLKPGIFKLDSNMSLDEVINTIFK from the coding sequence ATGAAAGCTAATCTGATAAATAGCTTTGCTGCAGGTCTTCTCATCAGTGCGGGTGTTTGTGGAACTGTCTATTTTTCACAGTCTACTACCAAAGAACAAACGGATCAGGTGACAGCGAAGTCCATAGCGGAAGAGGAAATGAAAACGAGCCTCTCGAATGCTGGGTATGTTATTTTAACTAAAACAGAATGGGACGAACAACTAGCTGTTACGGAAAAAGAAACAGAAACAAAAGGTCAACAAACTCAAAAAGAACACACGGACCAAGATAATGAGAAAGTAATCTATCGTACAGTTATCAATGTGGCATCAGGAATGACGAGTATCGAAGTTGGAAATGCATTAGTGCAGGGGGAAATCATTGATAATGCTATGACCTTTTTCAATGAAGTGGAAAAAAGGGGACTGGCAAATGATTTAAAGCCTGGTATCTTCAAATTGGATAGTAATATGTCGTTGGATGAAGTCATCAATACAATTTTTAAGTAA
- a CDS encoding DUF2268 domain-containing putative Zn-dependent protease (predicted Zn-dependent protease with a strongly conserved HExxH motif) — MNNIELINLIPKFLDFYERANLEWLDDEERWKLWKENYNFAAVPPGEEGQKIAKSLFYGAWEKYKKNINYIENWKGNLTRVENCLKEVKSLLGYDKPINLVLIYFVGGFENNAFVAPYDQERLALCIPIECGDSDITLSHELTHVVHSKTANLTPNWERTIASTILQEGLATQVSKFIVPGKPDEKYIEHKQGWFNSCKLVRAEIIKGIVPYFDDSSSEVITKFTFGTGTTNHDREVYFVGWEIVTALLEQGVTFKEIASVQEEKIPNYLRECYSLLN, encoded by the coding sequence TTGAACAATATTGAACTTATAAATTTAATTCCTAAATTCTTAGATTTTTATGAGAGAGCAAACCTTGAATGGTTAGACGATGAAGAACGATGGAAGTTATGGAAAGAGAATTACAATTTTGCCGCCGTACCTCCAGGTGAAGAAGGACAAAAGATTGCTAAATCCTTATTCTACGGGGCTTGGGAAAAATATAAAAAGAACATAAACTACATTGAAAATTGGAAAGGAAACCTAACAAGAGTTGAAAATTGTTTAAAAGAAGTAAAGTCTTTATTAGGTTATGATAAGCCAATTAACTTAGTTTTAATTTATTTTGTAGGTGGATTTGAAAATAACGCCTTTGTAGCTCCATATGATCAAGAACGATTAGCTCTTTGTATCCCAATTGAATGTGGAGACTCCGATATAACACTTTCTCACGAACTTACTCACGTTGTTCATTCTAAGACTGCTAACTTAACACCAAACTGGGAGAGAACGATTGCTTCAACAATTTTGCAAGAAGGATTGGCAACACAAGTAAGTAAGTTTATAGTCCCTGGTAAACCAGATGAAAAGTATATAGAACATAAGCAAGGATGGTTCAATTCTTGTAAATTGGTGAGGGCAGAGATTATAAAAGGAATTGTCCCATATTTTGATGATTCTTCTTCTGAAGTTATTACAAAATTTACATTTGGCACTGGAACTACTAATCACGACAGGGAAGTATACTTTGTTGGCTGGGAGATAGTAACAGCTTTATTAGAACAAGGAGTCACATTTAAGGAGATTGCAAGTGTCCAAGAAGAAAAAATCCCAAATTATTTACGTGAATGTTATTCTCTATTGAACTAA